In Octopus sinensis linkage group LG6, ASM634580v1, whole genome shotgun sequence, the sequence acttgcctcaacaggtcttcacaagtgtcacaagaaggaaggtatgcacaggtggactgactacgtcccaggtaggggccatgggttatggcctgacactaatgtaattctgaaaataagatgagatggtcatgcaTGGAAAGCCTTTGGATACAGTGCTGTTTGAACAGAGCTgccctggggctaaataacaagagcaacaacaataccaacaaaagaaattaaatatttccatttatgatataaatttaatttgaacTTGAATTTATatcctatttatattttattttattttatattttgtttttattgaatgtTATATCCTGAGGAGGATGGATATGGCCCATAGCCTTTTCAGAGCCTCATGAGATAGAATAGAAATAACAGCAGTTTGTGTTTTGAAATTTTGAGGATCTGTGATTAGAATGGGCAAAAGCCATGATTAGGGATGGAATGTCAGGGGTTTACAAAGTTcagtttcattttcctttttggctttcttttttgtctattttttttttagctgtttcatattattttgtctttcatgTGACATGCATGcctgtgggtgggtgtgtgtgttatttttcaaTTTGGAATCTGAAAAATATCTGAGTGGAATATGATCCATGACAAAACAAGGATATCTAACATTGGGAATTCCATCCAACCTGCAACTGACCAGTGTGGACAGATAGCTCTACAACCAGTGTAAATAAGCTGGCAATGGTGTGCTGAGGCTTTCATCCAGTTGTGGATTGACAACGACTGAATGGAATATGTGGAATATGACACAACACTATAGATAGTTTGGTGGGAGATTAATTCAACTGAATCAACATAAAGTAAATGGCTGCCAACAAGGAcacagaatgatgatgataacacactcacacacacatatgtaattaaatatatatatatatatgcatgtatataaacagatatgtagatagatagatagatagatagatacgtgtacatacatacattcttttattcttttatttgtttcagtcatttgactacagctatactggagcactgcctttagtcgagcaaatcgacccaaggacttattctttgtaagcatagtacttatactattggcctcttttgctgaactgctaagttacggggacataaacacacctacgtcggttgtcaagcaatgttgcagggacaaacacagacacaaatatatacatacacatacatatacatatatacgacgggcttctttcagtttctgtctaccaagttcactcacaaggttttggttggtccaaggctatagtagcagacacttacccaaggtgtcacacagtgggactgaatgtagaaccatgtggttggtaagcaatctacgtACCACAaacccactcctacacctatatatatattatatatatatatatatatataatatatatatatatataatatgtgcgtacacacatacacacacacacacacatctatccatgcattcatgcatgcatacacacacataattaaatatatagatgcatgtatataaacagataagtagatagatagatagatagatacatgtatatatacatgtgtgcatacacacacatacatacacacatgcatacacacatacacagatctattcatccatccatccaaatgtacatacatgcatgcatacacacacacacacacacatacatacatacatacatacatacatatacacatacataaaacaaaatatgcagaTATGCATATGCACTGATTCTAAAtacttatgcacgcacacacacacacacacatgcacaactaccctgtttttgatgttgaaattccaatgaaagaacctTGATTCCCGATTAGAAACCAGCACTTTCTCCATTGACAATAAACCTAgaattaaaactaaataataacacacacattatcttttaGTTACAAGTAAACTGTAGCACTCATGATCCTTTACAGAACTTCTGAGATTAGTAGATGGGTGGGATGGATTTAGGGTGTCCTCCAACCAGAGATTAAACCTGGATTTTTAATCTTCACATTGGAGGCAAGATGCCTAATATCAATTCCATCAACCCCAACCTCAGTActtcactgatactttattttatcaaccctaaaagggaTAAAAGGCACAGCTGACCTtcataggatttgaattcagaatataaagacccaAACAAATACTCCAAGGTATTTTTGTCCAATATtctaataattctgtcagttTGCTGTCTGACTGTCGTTACAAAAGGGAAGGCCGCATTGAACAATGTAGATTAATATGACAGAAAAGGCTGAGTGGTGAGGGCTGGAACACCTTCATCAGAGATCAGCTGGATTATGCAGACCTCAGGCTAAACAATGTAGTTAATCTGAGAGCAAACATTACAATTTCACAATACTGAATTAATTAACATGTTTAAACCAATGAGGGAGCTTCTATGAAATCACATGACATACAAGAAATtgtagctaaatctccttcattgAACAGGAGGGATAAAAGGCACAGCTGACCttcacaggatttgaactcagaatgaaagagAATTATAACTAAATGCTACCAAAGCAGTTTATCCCTCACTCAAATCTTCTAACACtggtttaacccattagcattcagattacgctgtattatttatttacattgtcttgaattaatcatgcattatcttgtagcttcaagatttcaatgatgtagcTGTTTAGTTTTACAacgacattgtagagtaggtgtgagatattggatctgaccagtttgaacataaaagaggcagaatattttggccagtttaaatgctaaaggcttgATACCAACATTGGTAAATTGTAGCTGACCACCCTCTGTTCTCCACCAGTCTCTATATTCTTTGGAAACAAAGAATATAGTACACTTGTTTATTTGTTCCCCAATAAACACTGTTGACTAATTCCAGTTAGTAGTTTCAAGCAGAGGTATTTTCTTCTGTTGATCATCAATTGTAATGAACTGATGGCAAACAGTGAACTCCACAAGTTGGACAACATCTTTTACATCACTCCATTAAAACCCACCACCATTCAACCTCTCAaaaacatattatattttattatatttatttattgcctttcatttctttcttctgtttcttttaaatgtttcttgAGGAAGGTAAGGAGATGGAGCACTGTTAAACTTTGTCACCACTTtctgaaatatacaaatattaagctatatatatatatagatagatagacagatacacacacacacataggtttggtgatgcaaacagaaaaacaaaattccaaagatgtaatatatgtaaatatatatattatatatatatatatatatatatatgtgaaaagagacgggcctggaaagctggaaggatgggggcagcagggaactgtaccagatagccaaaagggaggctgggcggcaggtctacattgccaaagatgtagcagaaaagaagaagtttgccaatgtccagcgtcgcgaggatcaaagagccgaagtatttcggattgccagacagtgtgtcagagaaaatagcgatgttataggagagaaatgtgtccgcatggatgatggggcacttgcttttactactagtgaaaagaaagaggcttggagaagccattatgaaagactgctgaatgaggagaatgaatgggaggaggagagcctgccaaatgttgacccagtagagggaccagctacccgaatagacagctcccttgtagataaggcaattaaggatatgaaaccaggcaaagcccctggcctatcaggaatcactgctgagatgcttaaaacagctggctatgtgggctataccATAGTcaccgcattgtaaaccaggtagttcacaatggagtcatacccaatgactggtgcagcagcaccatagtcaactgctacaagggtaagggtgatgctctagatagaaataactacagaggcatcaaactgttggaccaggtgatgaaggtatcagagaaggtcataaccaatctcattagggagagaatttgtttagatgaaatgcagttcggttttgtaccaggtagaagcaccactgatgctatattcctggtccgacaactgcaggagaagtacctagctaaagataaacccctctacatagcttttgtagacttggagaaagcctttgacagggttccccgttcccttatctggtggtcgatgcggaaactggagattgaagaatggctaataagggctgtacaggctctatacagagaggctgtcagcaaggttaggattggcaacgaatatagtgaagaattccgggtagaagtaggtgtgcaccagggctcagccctcagtcccttttattcatcatagtccttcaggcaataacagaggaattcaaaacgggatgcccctgggagctcctctatgccgatgacctagctctcatagcagaatcactaccggaactagaagagaaatttcgggtgtggaagcaagggttggaatcaaagggccttagaataaatgtagcaaagaccaaagataTAGTAAGCaacaagaggtactcagcacacatcccctcgggtaggtggccctgctcaacctgtaggaaaggtacaggtagaaactccataagatgcacccaatgtaagttatggacacataagaggtgcagcaacataaagggaaattaacagataagatagctttcatgtgcggcagatgcacagggacaatagacacaacagacactcagaaaacagattccatcacactccagggagagaaactagaagtagttgatagtttccgctacctgggtgaccaagttagtagcggaggtggatgcacagagagtatcaccactagaatacgaatagcctgggcaaagttcagaaagctcctacccctactggcaacaaaaggtctctccctcagagcaaaaggtagattgtatgatgcatgtgtgcgaactgccatgcttcacggtaatgaaacatgggctgtgactgcagaagacatgcgtagacttgaaagaaatgaagctagcatgatccgctggatgtgtagtgtcagtgtgcacgcaaaacagagtgtaagtatcctgagagaaatgctggatataagaagcatcagatgtggtgtgcaagagcgacgcttgcgatggtatggtcatgtgctgcggatggatgaagagagatgtgtgaagaagtgccactcccaaacagttgaaggtatcagggggagaggtagacccaggaagacatgggatgaggtggtcaagcatgacctcagaacattgggcctcactgaggcaatggcgaaggaccgagatctctggagatatgctgtgactacaaagacccgggctgctttctgcagcaattccacataccccctacccattctaagtaccccggatccccaaagtaccctggatccccaaagtaccccgatccccaaagtaccccggacctcgttgcccccgtgccgctgacacgttaaaatgctcgaaccgatcgtgacgatgccggaccctccggcccctgtgcaggtggcacgtaaaaagcacccaatccactcacggagtggttggcgttaggaagggcatccagccgtagaaactctgccagattcagactggagcctggagcggcccctggcttcccagacccggtcgaaccgtccaacccgtgctagcgcggaaagcggacgttaaacgatgatgatgatgatgatgatgatgattgatagaaatggcaagacaacgaaaaaatgaaagagacctcgatattatgtaaatagaggaatttatctgtaaatataatatgtgacaattattcagtagctatAATAAAACTTcaagtttcagatgtcggggcggaaacacacgctggcatctcttcagttatcaatggcccaataactgaagagataccgGCATGTGTTTCtgccctgacatccgaaactcagagttttatcatggctaccgaattattgtcacatattatatttacatatatatatacttaagacaATTTGTACTTATTCATTTTTCAgttctttaatttaatataatcatCTTATATAAGACCATACTGGACCACtacattgaaaatttaatttcactGTTAGAATAGATAATTTCAAAGTTGATAAATTTAACATTAgaataaatcactttaaaatttgataattatAACCTTAAAATAGATCATTTTAATGTTGATAATTTTAAAGTTAGAATAGATAATAATGCTGACAATTTCAATGGAAAGAGCAAAAATAGCTCTTCCATGATGCAATTGCTTattcaagaaagaaaaatgatgaaaacaatgaagaaaacatgtatacttacattaaGAGTTAATTTTTCATGCAATGGTCAGTCACTGGTCTAAGAAATGCAGGGACTAAGTTATCAGTCTGACGTCATTGGACTGACTCTACTTGAAGTGTTGGTAATCTGGTCTAACGGCAAACAGGACGAAAGATCTGTTGAACCAGAACTCGTTACTTGTACAATAATTTCTCCATTGGCTGTTGTTGGGATGTTGATTGTATTAGCAGTGATATTAGCAGCAGATGTTAAAGTGCTGACCTGCTGTATGGTAGCTGGTGTCGGTTGAAGACTTGGTGGTAGGATCAACTGAAGTGAAGCTGAAGGCAAACCAGCTGCACTGCATTGTTCAAGAAGTTCGTTTTTGATATTTGAAGCATCAATGTCAACACGAGATATTTGGACATTAATAGGAATGGTGCCGGTCTGTGAAGTATGTTGGGATAGGATATGAAGAGGGATTTCGGATGTGGCAGAATGGTGTTGTTGGTGGCTCGTCAAAGTAGGACTTAGAGGTGAATTCACAATGCTTATTTGCTCAGGACGTTGTCCAGCAACTTGGTTAGGTAGAAGCTGAGTACTGAGTGATGCTGCCGGCATAcgtatgaaaggcaaagagatATTTGAAATAAGCTGTAGAGTGTTGGGAGCTGCCTGCAAGAATTGTGGAGTAACAATGGTACTCTGCTGTGGCTGGCTACTCAACAAGATACCATTCATAACACTCTGAGCACCACTACTTACAGATGGACTACTCACAGTTGAAGGTAACACTTGCGACACTGTCGTCTGTGAGCCAGTTGCTAAAGTTGATAAAGGGGCTCCTATTGAGTCCCTTGGCAGGCAATGTACTGTCTGAGATGTATGATCAACCAAGTTTTGGCTGATAGTCTGGGGTAGACTACCAGCTTGGCTTTCTAAAGATGCAGAATTTGTGGATTgtgagaaaataatattattagaaGCCAAGTCTTTAGAAATTGATATAAAAGACGAACTGCTTGGTGTCATCGCTATCGTCGCTGGGGTACTGTTTGTTGATGATAGTGTTACTTGTTGTTGTAgccgctgctgttgttgatgttgttgttgtgattgtggtTGGCCACTGACTAAAAGAGATTTTGAGGTAACCAAACTTTTTAAAATGGGTTGCTCTACATCTGAAGAAACTGAATTGCTGCTCAGGTTCCCAATATTCAAGAACGATTGTTGACAAACAGGAGCACTTTTATTCGATTTTGAAATGTGTGGCGctgtgatgatgttgacaatggaTGATGTGGATACCAAAGAAGGAGACTCCGACACAGATTTCACAGATGAGCTGCTCCCAGCACCAACAAGTAATGTTGCAAATTtgttagtagaagacactgactggttactattactattgttgGTTGTGTTAGCAGTGAGAAGACTTGTCAGAGTTTGTGGTGAAGAATCTTTCATAGTATGACTTGCCTGAGAGTTCACTGGCACCATGGGATTCTGTACTTCAAGCACTCTCATCGTTGAAGTCTGCAGAGCCTTTTCAATATCTCGGTGTTGTCGCATGTGACTTCGTAAAGAATCCTGTCGGACAAACGAGGCATTACACTGCACACAGCAAAAGGATTTCTTGCAGTTTGGTTTGATTCTCATTTGAGATCCACCAGATGGTTCCAGATTTGTTATAGGTGAAGAATTGGTGCTTGCATTGGCAGAAACTTTCTCGATAGGTTCTGATTTTTTGCGAGAACCTGTCTTCCTCTTCTGTTTCAGTTTGTCTGAATGTTTCTTTGCCATGTGAGTTTTCACATTGCTGTTCTGTTTGGAAGTGTAGGCACAATAATCACAAGAGAATGGACGATCTTCACTGTGTGTGCGCAGGTGGTTAATTAATGCACTTTTACGGGAGCACTGATATGGACAAGATGGACATTTGATGGGGCGGTCAGTATCATGAGTCTTGATATGTTCTCGGTAACTCTTGCGAGAAGATGTAGCATAATTACAATTATCACAGTGGATCTGGTCATCTGTTGAGTGGTTGATTCGATAGTGACTTTTGAGGTTAgctgtaggagagagagagagaaagagagataaattcaGTGATGGGTATATcatcatatttttaaatatgatgGCTAAGAGTTGGGAAGCAAAACATTCTACAGAAACAATCAAATggacatttacaaatatacacatgaggGTGTAGGACAAAGGTGGGATCAAAAAAAGGAATATTGTTTTAGGGTTACAATGATAAatatgttggcagtggtggtggtggtggcggccttttcattaacatcatcatcatcaagtttgTATTTGTGCAGGCAGCTTTTGGTAGGGGTGGCAAGAGTAAGGATAAAAATTAACTTTAGTGGTGGGGAGGgtgttgggtaagtgtcttccttCAATGCCATAAGTTCACCAAAGTCTTGTTagtaaaatttggtagacagaagctatgCAAAAGCTTgtcagatgtgtgtgtttgtgtgtgtgtgtgtgtctatatacatacatatgtgttcatgtatgaatgcatgtatgtatgtagttttgcatgttgtatgcatgtatgacagagggaagagtgagagagaagagacagaaagaaagaaaaacagagagaagaagagacagagagaagatgggaagagagacagagaaagagaggtgatTTGGAAATATATATGCCATACCTTTAATTGAACACCTGTAATCACAGAGATCACACTTGTATGGCTTCTCCCCAGTGTGGATGCGGACATGTCGCTTGAGGTCTGAATTTATTTTGAACTTTGCATCACAAAGTTGACATTGAAATGGTGAGTCCcctgtgtgtgtacgaatgtggaCAATCAACTGACTGGAATTACGACTGGCATATGGACATATCTGGCACCTGTAGAtataacaaacaacacacaaatatgttaGCATTGTTTCAGTTTTAATCCGTCTGacttctgttatcttttacttaccttttattcatcatcatcatcatcatcatcgtttagtgtccgctctccatgctagcatgggttggacggttcaacgggagtctgggaaaccagaaggctgcaccaggctcagtctgatctggcaatgcttctacggctgaatgcccttcctaacgccaaccactccgtgagtgtagtgggtgctttttatgtgccaccggcacaggtgccagacgaggctggcaaacggccacgatcggatggtgcttttacgtaccactggcatgggggccaagcaaggctggcaatggccacgatcggatggtgctttttacgtgccactggcacggaggccagtcagggtggcgctggcaacggccacgttcagacggttttcttacgtaccaccagcactggtatcacagctgcaatttccattgatgttgatcgatttcgattgtaaaatacaatttcttgtttcagtttatttattttggtcattcgattgcaaccatgctggggcaccaccctgaaggatttagtcaaacaaatcaatctcagtatttattctcttttttaagcctgagacttattcgatcagtctcttttgccaaactactaagttacagggctataaacaagccaacaccatttgtcaagcagaggtagaggacaaacacaaagacacacacacatagatatatacatgtatgcgtgcatgtgtgaggtGTTAGGTGGCTgaatagacatagatatatgtgtatatactaaaGAGAGGAGGGCTGCTCAGAAAGCAAGAGCAATGCCAGCTCCTAACTCTGCTATTACATACTCCCACTGCAACCATGAATTTCAGCCAAAATTAGCCTAATAATCCACCTCAGGACCCACAAAATGTAAAGCTGATAATCTGGTCGTCTTCACGGACATGAAGTATGAATGTCATGTGTgtgtcaccatcaacaccatcatttaacatccgttttccatgctagcatgggttggatggtttgactaaagactggcaagccagcaggctgcaccaggctccaatctgctctggatgcccttcctaatgccagccactctgagagtgtagagggtgctttttacatgccaccagcacaggagtcagtcagggggcactggcatcaaccacattcagatggtactttttacatgctaccatcacaggagccagtcagggggcaccatcatcatacacacacacacacaatgggcttctttcagtttccacctaccaaatccaccacacaaagctttgatcagcctgaggttatagggGAAGACATTTACCTGGAgtaccacacaatggaactgatcCCAAAACtgttactgatatttatttatttatcttatcaaTTGGCACAGGAATAATTATGTTATGACATTTGTCTTGTCACCAGAGGATTCTGACTCC encodes:
- the LOC115213459 gene encoding RE1-silencing transcription factor A-like, with the protein product MIKPERNNNMSVQCSFLDIHICGACKMQFHNVELFIEHKQQNCPVLAEMHSAALDALRDQASKPSQTDTDVSEITSTSLSLATATLTVAPVVNSSPMSITGTNPDSSSINTHSVVLNGNQGDSAVHENSIRHNTLHLQAESVDPQSDVDPTLSSKLDLSFLDAQQVMNENLKPRRDIRDPFLTSTAATCHSVLEHSCEQASSHVIDGTTDLSELSSEAKNAYITKMDQNSSQVCVAVTTEQLVQSLGLNSSPSSSSIVAPSTNVSNQVLVKRVQEQLQADATSSRDAAVAQQFFTEQIITESLENLAPISSDVLPSNQQALPQNFTLLSCDNQQPYNNNNIITTTTINTTTATATNTTITSTTNNNTTTPITTINNISSCVSSTQSQNTSQIDSYRLRMLGSSEAGSVSSLMAIVQEFDSSVGHASSLLSECQSLETSSSSHQQQPQSTQVSSHVTQHNIAVSDCSNNVNPVEANPVFQSQSTCLIPVLPATTASSTSTTTSTKQAAQTSSGSKTSVKSRPTLHKKFKCTFEVCEFQTAYMKDLDRHTRTHTGERPFQCTKCQKSFNRSDKLKIHERGHTGTKPYQCEMCPYSSADSSSLKKHLRIHTNERPFKCQICPYASRNSSQLIVHIRTHTGDSPFQCQLCDAKFKINSDLKRHVRIHTGEKPYKCDLCDYRCSIKANLKSHYRINHSTDDQIHCDNCNYATSSRKSYREHIKTHDTDRPIKCPSCPYQCSRKSALINHLRTHSEDRPFSCDYCAYTSKQNSNVKTHMAKKHSDKLKQKRKTGSRKKSEPIEKVSANASTNSSPITNLEPSGGSQMRIKPNCKKSFCCVQCNASFVRQDSLRSHMRQHRDIEKALQTSTMRVLEVQNPMVPVNSQASHTMKDSSPQTLTSLLTANTTNNSNSNQSVSSTNKFATLLVGAGSSSSVKSVSESPSLVSTSSIVNIITAPHISKSNKSAPVCQQSFLNIGNLSSNSVSSDVEQPILKSLVTSKSLLVSGQPQSQQQHQQQQRLQQQVTLSSTNSTPATIAMTPSSSSFISISKDLASNNIIFSQSTNSASLESQAGSLPQTISQNLVDHTSQTVHCLPRDSIGAPLSTLATGSQTTVSQVLPSTVSSPSVSSGAQSVMNGILLSSQPQQSTIVTPQFLQAAPNTLQLISNISLPFIRMPAASLSTQLLPNQVAGQRPEQISIVNSPLSPTLTSHQQHHSATSEIPLHILSQHTSQTGTIPINVQISRVDIDASNIKNELLEQCSAAGLPSASLQLILPPSLQPTPATIQQVSTLTSAANITANTINIPTTANGEIIVQVTSSGSTDLSSCLPLDQITNTSSRVSPMTSD